CCATGCTATACGGTGATATGTCCGTCCTATGCCAACTCCAATATAGAATGCCTGTCGGTTAAGCGAAGATGGGAAATGCCAAGCATTTCTATCATCACTGGACTTGATAGATGTTTGCTACCCAGAGTTTTGATCATGCCTATTGACACATCCATCCACAGGTTACATATCGGTCACATTGATGCTGGGAGGATTCTGGGTGATCCTGCTCGCGTACTTATTGGCGAGCCTGTGCCGGAACCCGTGCTATGGATTTTTGTGGCTATGCGGGATCAACAGTATCGGCCTCGTCTGCTTCTCGCAATTCTATAGAACTGATCCAGAATCCATGCTCCTCGAGCCGACCTTTTTCGCCATGTACACGGTGGCCACAGTTATATGCAAGCTTTTCATGATCTACGAATTCAAGCTAATCTGCATGGATCCCGTCGTGAATTTCACCTCCGTCGAGGTATTCAAGTGCAATAGCACACCCAATTGCTGCAGTTGAGTATGATtccataaaaaaaacacaagttttctataaatatCTCTCTCTAATATTGTATAGTAAAATCGAACTACGGCACTTTTACCGCGGGCATCTACCAAGATCTGGTGTTACTGACCCTACTTGATATTATCCTTCTGGCTTTCCTCTTTGTCTCCGAGTATCATTCCATCTTGGGGTTTGCAGACTGCCGTCTGGATTCCGGGACGGATGAATCGTCGGATAGGAACCAGGAAAGCCGTCCGTTCCCTGGCATCATAACTCATGACACCGCGACTGTTGTAGATAAAGAACACACTAGTCGTTTGAATGATGAGGAGCGCAGCAAATGCGCCGCTGTCGGGATTGGGATTGTCTGCAAATATCGACGAAATCGCGTGCTCAGAGATCTGGACTTCACTGTGGCCAAGCAAGTATTCATTGTggaattacatttttatacgcaaaatttaaacataaaagaACTTGAGACTAATCGGCTATCTATTTCATCGACTagcagatacccgttactcagccACAGGCAGTGCTAGGCAGAAATTTCAGAATTTATTtcgcatatcgatagaaattggctagaaaaacaaaataaaacaagcaagaatgctatagtcgagttccccgactatcagatacccgttactcagctattTTGAACGTGAACgcgatatcgatagatattggggaataaaatgtgACCGGTAtgcggctttagggcgttagggtgggctgcgtctttgtctctggaatctgtatgctgaatctcaaccttctagcttttattctttctgagatctcgacgttcatacggacagacggacatggtcaataatatatatactttatatagtcggaacGCTTCGAGTAACACATGTATAAAAGCCTTTACTAGATACCCTGGAAGAAGAAGCTTTTCCGGCcctataaaatacatttactTTTGATAAAGATCATAAGTCAATCtaatctggccatgtccgtctgtcagtacatttgtccgtatgaacgctGTGAGACACCTAAGCTTTGTAAACTTGTTTCAGAATATGGCCCATAATTGTCACGACAAAAGTTTAGTTTCTATTTATCATAAAGGTTATCATTTGTTTTGTCAATTTTATAGATATATCAAATTGAATATAGACCAAGACAACTTCAACGTTTAAAAACTGCAACAAAACTGCAAAAAGCAGGCACACCCACaatttctaaaaatgtttttttttattactgcactttgtttttattattaagcaatttaaaagttaTACTAGGTGAGTTGAGGGAAATCTTACAGACTCGATCATAGCGTTTCCCttgttaaaatataaaactacaGCATTATATAACCTTGCATACTTTCTTGCTTTGAGTTCATACaaataatgtaaaatgtaaaataaaatgtaagcaaacgtttataaatattatttatacccAGATCTGAGTGCTTGAGCATCACGGGGGCGAACAACTCCGGCAAGACTACGCTGCTCAAGGTGGTGGTGAATGAGACAAAGATGAACGCTGGACAGCTCTGGATCCATGACTACTCGGTGAACAGCCACCGTGTCCAGTGCTACCGGATGGTGGGCTACTGTCCGCAAAAAGACAGCCTTCCGGCGGAGTTTACACCGCGGGAACTGTTGTACATTCACGCCATGTTTCAGGGCCACAGGCACCGCATAGGCCGCGAATTGTCGGAGGCACTGCTCCGGCTGGTGGGACTCACCCCTTGCTGGAATCGGTCAGTGCGCATGTGCACCACAGGTCAAATCCGGCGATTATACTTTGCCTACGCCGTGCTGGGATCCCCGGATCTGATCTGTGTGGACGGTGTACCAGCTGGACTGGATCCGACCGGCAAGCGAATCATCCTGATGATGACATCCACCATGCAGGCGATGGGGTCCAGTTTCTTGTACACTATGCTCACAGGTCTGGACGCCGAGCGACTGTCCCTGCGCACGCCACTTCTCTTAGAGGGCCAACTCTGGATGATTCGGCCCATGGACCCGGAGACCGAGAACTATAAGAGCGGCTACCAGCTAGAGGTACGATTCAAGAGGAAGGTCAATCCTAATGTCAGCATGTCCCGGGCCACCTGGAACCTAATCAACCACTTTCCCATGTCACCAAACAAGAAGTTCAGTGCCTTTATGGAGATCAAGTTCCCCGATGCCGTGCTCAAGTGAGATTAACCTTTGGCTCTTTGTGGGCAGGATTACTGAACTCAAATCAATGATGTTTAATTTCCAGAATTGAAAGGGATGACTCGATGGTATTTTTATTGCCGTTGGGCACGACCACCTTCTCGGAGATATTTCTTACACTGCGCAAGGATGCCTTCGAAATGAACATTGAGGACTACTTCATCACACGCAACATGCTCGTGGGCTTCCAGATCTTTACCTACGACCAACATCAGGACAATCCATAAGATTTAAGATATAGTTTGATTTCTCTGCAGTTTGTTTCAAGCTATTTGGAAAGATTCATTGTATTGCCTTGTGGGATTTAAACAGTTCACATTCCCTCCTTAAATACAAGAACATTAGTTTACATTTagataaaatttaattcaatcgTATAgttttacatttatatagTATACATTTAACATAGTTTGTAAATTCTCATATGTATCGTAGAGTTTGTGCCACAATTAAATTGACTTATTTACACGCTTTGGTAAGCCGGTCTAAGTACATCgaaataaatacacatattaCTATATGCAACAAGTTTCCTTTGGGCGCTGGGAATAGTTTCGGGCCAAATCTGGCCAATACTTTTAGAAGGCGAAATGAAAGGTTAAATCAAAACTAAAAGATCTTGGGAACTAATAGTACATATCAAGCATTtgtatatggatatatatacatatacacatatttatgaacataaaaattaaagatCTCTCGTCGTTTAGTGTAAATTTCGCTAGATGATCACAATGAACTAAGGCTGCTATCTATTGTCAGGTCGAGCTTAGAAACTATTTGTTAGCTGTTCAGGCATCGGCGTTGCTTTGGTATACAACATTATTATCTGTGAGTGTAAGATCAGGTGAAGATCGGATCGTAACGGACCCGCTCAGGTAGTTGGTTCAAAACTCATTAGTTAGCAGGCACTTGCACAGCTTCCTCAATTCCGAGAGGCGACTTGATAAAGGAGGGACAAATTTCATAAGGAGAAAGAAAGAACAGACATAACAAGGTTAGCATCAGCTCGGCATTCAGGGCGGGCGCTAGTTAGTGGGAAATTGTTAGCTTTTTAAGGAATATACGCATGCAGCTAGCTGAGTTAGCTTGTAACATTAATGTTAGGGTGTTGGCTAAAACTACGAACAAAAAAtcattaaacaaaatcaataaaatgacAGATGAACTACTCCGAGTGCTGTTGTGCATGAGAAATAGGATGTTCTGGCGGTGTTGCGGTGCTCGTTTTGTTTAGGTGCTGGcaatgcgatgcgatgcgacaGGCAGAAGATGAAGCCAGGAAGCAAGAAGCCCGTTAAAAAGAAGCCAGGTGGTGTTATCAACTGGATGTCGGGTCTTTTTGGGGGCTAGCTCACTGATTGGCGCGCGTATCCTCGCGCTGGTATTTGGCGAACTCGAGAAAGATCTCCTCCAGCGTTGTCTGGCTGACTGAGTAGTCCTCCACGTTCAGCTGGTCGCGATTGCTCTCCATCAAGCCGAAGATGCGAGACCATTTCACTCCAGTCAATGGAATGTAGAATGTTAAAATGCCCTGGTACTCCtccctttaaaaaaaaaaaggttgatATATAAAAGCAATAGTGAGAAACAAATAAACTCACTGCAAAATAGAATTTGGATATTCGTGCTCCACAAACTCCTTGACAGCATCTATGTCCTGCTGGGCCATTTGGGCGGGCACGGTCTGCTCATCCGGATTTCGCGCAAAGCCACCACTCAAACGCGCTTGACGCAATGCCTCCAGATTGCGGCGAACCTTGATCTTGAGGATAAGGCCCTTGGAGAACTTGTTTTTAAGATGCTGCGTGGAGCCAATGCATTTGAATTCTCCGTTCACCATAATCGCCAGTCGCGTACAGAGTGCCTCACACTCCTCCATGCTGTGGGATGTGAGCACAATGGATTTACCCGAATCACGGATTCGGCACACCATGTTCCATAATTGACGCCTGGCCGCCGGATCCATGCCGGTTGTGGGTTCATCTAGGTAAATAACGGACGGACTTCCGATCACAGCAATGGCCGTACTTAACTTGCGCTTATTTCCGCCACTATAGGCGTGAGTTTGTTTATCGATGTGCTTCATAAAGCCAAATGACTTTGCTAGATCCTCGGACAACTGTCGGATGCGAGACTCCTGGACACCACGTAACATGCAGAAAATGCGGAGCACCTCGCGACCCGTCAGATCATCCAAAAGTGCGTCGAACTGCGGACAGTACCCGATCATTTTGTAAATGCTGTTCATGTTCGACTCCAGGCTCAGACCCTGGACGTAAGCGGCTCCCGAGCTAATACGCTCATCGCCGGTCATCATCTTAAATGTGGTCGTTTTGCCGGCTCCGTTCACGCCCAACAGCCCAAAACATTCGACTCTGTGGGGAGAAGGGAGAAGCGAGAAAAGATCTATTGTTAGAGGCCAtcttattttataaactatAGTTTTTAGCTTTCAGTACTtccaaatataattaaaaaaatgcataataaGTAACATATTCAACTTACTCCTGTACGCAGAGCGACACTTGATTAACGGCCAGAAACTGGCCGTAGTACTTGGTGACCCGGTCAAGCACCAAATTCTTGGCGGCCAGCTCATTAGAGGACATCTGCAGAATTCGCTCCCGTTCGTtagcaacatcatcatccaATTGACCTTCCgttggtggcggtggaggtTTACTAAACATGATACACATCGTTAGACGGAACACACGTCCGGGGTGGCCATAACTTACGATAGCATTTGACGGATTTTGAACATCAATTCGTTGATCAATCTAAACTCAAGCACAATAATGATAAGGAAGAAGACGACTCCGGTGACAGTCATGTACACAGTCTCAGGCAGAACGCCAGGCTCTTCCCAAGCGAAGTAAGGCTTAATGTCTGAAATTGgagaataaaattaattaattaagataataatttgttttactttGTGTGATGAGGCATCTCTTAAGGCCTTCTTAAGAATGGCTCGTTACGAGGATAGACAAGTCAAATACTCACTGCAGCATTGTGGCACCAACTCGCAGAGGAGAATGGGTGGAAGGGCTCCGGCCTTGGCGCAGGCATTCCTTGTCGCTGTGTTGGTGTAGACCTTATTCAAACTCATAGCCAGCGAAAAGTGTGGAAAGATTCGGAATATCCAGCCTAATATGTCCGCAGTATCCTTCGTATCGAATAATTCCGAGGACATCACCACGACCACAATGAAAAGGGCCATGCCGCAGAAGATATTAACAATGGATACCCTAGCAAAGCCTGTGGCCGGTTCCCTAAAGAACAACGACATTATGTAGATGAACGGCAACACGGCGAACCCAAAGAGCAGTAACAATAAATAGTATCTGCCCAGTTCTCCGAAACTGGATAGGCCGGGCTCCTGGAAACAGACAATCGTAATCACCACGATCAGAGCCGTCACAATGTAGGATGCAAAATCGCAGATGAACTGCGACAACCAGAAGGTCCAAACTTTCACGCCGCCCACAAACTGCAGCAACTTGGCTCTGGACTCTCGCTCCTTGATCAGAAACAGAATATATATTGAGCTCACGAAGCACATGCAGAAGCACAGATTGGAGGCCAGTTGGGTGCCCAGATTATTGCCCGTGCTCAGCTGAGAGAGCAGCGTGCTGGTCGTGTACGGCAATGGTGCATTTGTCACCTGGATCTTCACCGAGGAACCAAAAAGCTTATCGGCAATGGCATTGTGGACCATGTTCACAGTCAAGGGAGCAGTGTGCAACGCCTGGTTGTTTAGCCAGGCAGTAATTTTGGACTCGGTAATAGTGGCGGCCACCAAATAGCGCGAGTTAATGCGCACCTGGATCGTTTTTCCCAGCTCCAGGATGTAGTCCTAAAATTAAGATACAATTATGCGTAAGGAAGAGCAAAGACAAGAATTAGAGATAACCTACCTCAAAGCCCTGAGTGCCTGTTAGTTCCAGACCATAATTACTACCATAGGAACGAGCCAAATCCTCGTATTTATTAGCTATTTCATAGCCATCACCGCTTTCCACATTAGACCGATCCAAAACAGTTACAGCCAGGGGATATTGAGTCAACGAAATGGTAATGGGCTTTAGTTCCTGGAAAGTTCCCTGCGTCTTTATGATCAAAATGGTGACAACCACGAAAAAGACGGGCATAATGTTTTGGATGAGCAGAAGGAGCTTGTTGCGCCACGTGTAGAGGAACTTTTTGAGGAGCATGGCCTTCCATTGGTTCGACAGCAGCTGCAATCCCTGGAGCAGTCGTCGATTCTCCGAGAAGATGCCGTCCGCTGCAAACAGTTAATTGAGCTTATCAAGAGTCCAAGAACCAAGATCGAGTTCAAACACTGCTTACACTGTACAGATTCGTTGTCATCCTCGCCACGGAATCCACTGCCTCCGTTCATAATCTCGTGTTGGTCCTTTATGTTGCCGGTATTGTCTTTTTCTGCGCCAACCTTCATGAACACCTCCTCCATCGATGTGATGCCCACGCCGTAGCCATTTAGATGCAGTTCGTCTGATTGTTCCTCCAGTTGTCCAAACATCTCCTCAAACTTGGTGGAGGCGCTATCCGGCAGTTGATAGGACAGTTCCGCGCCAATATCGCACTCCGGCTTCAAGCCCGGAATGTACTTGTTCAGTAGAGCAGTCACCTCATTCGTCTCGCAGTCATCTCGTTTCACACAGATCTTGAGGTATTCACAAGTTTTATAAGTACATctatcttaaaataaaatctgaTCTCCACTTACCAATCGGTAGCCCGATCCATATTGCTTCTTCAGGAAAAATGAGGTTCCTTGGCACTTAAGCTCACCGTCGCACATGATAGCAATACGATCGCCCAGCACATCAGCCTCGTCCATAAAGTGAGTAGTCAGCAACAGGGTGCGCCCCACCTTCTCCTGCTGCAGTAGGTCCCACAACTGCCGCCTGGCCGACGGATCCATTCCTGAGCTCGGTTCGTCGCACAGCACCACCTTTGTGTCTCCGCAGAGGGCGCAGCAAACGGACAGTTTGCGTTTCATGCCGCCAGAAAGTTTAGATGAGGCCACATTCGCCTTGTCCTCCAGCTCGATCATCTTCAGATACTTCGCCACCTCCTGCTCCACGGCCTTACCGCGCAGTCCCTTCA
This Drosophila simulans strain w501 chromosome X, Prin_Dsim_3.1, whole genome shotgun sequence DNA region includes the following protein-coding sequences:
- the LOC6726193 gene encoding phospholipid-transporting ATPase ABCA3 isoform X1, which produces MAKVTNWDKFVLLLWKNWTLQWNHKWQMVIELVLPAIFSLLLVLVRTLVDTEQKGVRYYNEQNLTDLNLLQHSLHRSSYLGKLIALIAPNRRRENGGFSKFEFVLCYSPVNPVLKNLVEEAWQSLGKTRICESENAAQLELDTVSMNAFAGVQFDDAWANLTENDTLPDDFHFALRFPAELRTATIAIANTWLTMRLFPTIDLTGPRNEGDDDGGIPPGYLREGFLPLQHSLSMAYLRQRSGKQDLPNVVMKRYPFPAYIFDPLLEGMSSIMSLIILLSFIYPCTYITKYITAEKEKQLKEVMKIMGLNNWLHWTAWFVKSFIMLTISAILIAILVKINWSEGVAVLTHANFTALVFFLIIYIVSSICFCFMMATFFSRASTAAAVTGLIWFIAYIPYSFTINSYDDLSLSSKLGWSLISNTAMGFGIKLILGFEGTGEGLQWSNFFTPVSVDDTLTLGAVMIMMLVSCVIYMVICLYVEQVMPGSFGVPRPWNFPFTREFWCGEREYTGVEDIPNGHVEQRDPKAFETEPEGKHIGLQMRHLKKRFGDKMVVKGLSMNMFEDEITVLLGHNGAGKTTTISMLTGMFPPTSGTAIINGSDIRTNIEGARMSLGICPQHNVLFDEMSVSNHIRFFSRMKGLRGKAVEQEVAKYLKMIELEDKANVASSKLSGGMKRKLSVCCALCGDTKVVLCDEPSSGMDPSARRQLWDLLQQEKVGRTLLLTTHFMDEADVLGDRIAIMCDGELKCQGTSFFLKKQYGSGYRLICVKRDDCETNEVTALLNKYIPGLKPECDIGAELSYQLPDSASTKFEEMFGQLEEQSDELHLNGYGVGITSMEEVFMKVGAEKDNTGNIKDQHEIMNGGSGFRGEDDNESVQSDGIFSENRRLLQGLQLLSNQWKAMLLKKFLYTWRNKLLLLIQNIMPVFFVVVTILIIKTQGTFQELKPITISLTQYPLAVTVLDRSNVESGDGYEIANKYEDLARSYGSNYGLELTGTQGFEDYILELGKTIQVRINSRYLVAATITESKITAWLNNQALHTAPLTVNMVHNAIADKLFGSSVKIQVTNAPLPYTTSTLLSQLSTGNNLGTQLASNLCFCMCFVSSIYILFLIKERESRAKLLQFVGGVKVWTFWLSQFICDFASYIVTALIVVITIVCFQEPGLSSFGELGRYYLLLLLFGFAVLPFIYIMSLFFREPATGFARVSIVNIFCGMALFIVVVVMSSELFDTKDTADILGWIFRIFPHFSLAMSLNKVYTNTATRNACAKAGALPPILLCELVPQCCNIKPYFAWEEPGVLPETVYMTVTGVVFFLIIIVLEFRLINELMFKIRQMLSKPPPPPTEGQLDDDVANERERILQMSSNELAAKNLVLDRVTKYYGQFLAVNQVSLCVQEVECFGLLGVNGAGKTTTFKMMTGDERISSGAAYVQGLSLESNMNSIYKMIGYCPQFDALLDDLTGREVLRIFCMLRGVQESRIRQLSEDLAKSFGFMKHIDKQTHAYSGGNKRKLSTAIAVIGSPSVIYLDEPTTGMDPAARRQLWNMVCRIRDSGKSIVLTSHSMEECEALCTRLAIMVNGEFKCIGSTQHLKNKFSKGLILKIKVRRNLEALRQARLSGGFARNPDEQTVPAQMAQQDIDAVKEFVEHEYPNSILQEEYQGILTFYIPLTGVKWSRIFGLMESNRDQLNVEDYSVSQTTLEEIFLEFAKYQREDTRANHRLSELRKLCKCLLTNEF
- the LOC6726193 gene encoding phospholipid-transporting ATPase ABCA3 isoform X3, whose product is MAKVTNWDKFVLLLWKNWTLQWNHKWQMVIELVLPAIFSLLLVLVRTLVDTEQKGVRYYNEQNLTDLNLLQENGGFSKFEFVLCYSPVNPVLKNLVEEAWQSLGKTRICESENAAQLELDTVSMNAFAGVQFDDAWANLTENDTLPDDFHFALRFPAELRTATIAIANTWLTMRLFPTIDLTGPRNEGDDDGGIPPGYLREGFLPLQHSLSMAYLRQRSGKQDLPNVVMKRYPFPAYIFDPLLEGMSSIMSLIILLSFIYPCTYITKYITAEKEKQLKEVMKIMGLNNWLHWTAWFVKSFIMLTISAILIAILVKINWSEGVAVLTHANFTALVFFLIIYIVSSICFCFMMATFFSRASTAAAVTGLIWFIAYIPYSFTINSYDDLSLSSKLGWSLISNTAMGFGIKLILGFEGTGEGLQWSNFFTPVSVDDTLTLGAVMIMMLVSCVIYMVICLYVEQVMPGSFGVPRPWNFPFTREFWCGEREYTGVEDIPNGHVEQRDPKAFETEPEGKHIGLQMRHLKKRFGDKMVVKGLSMNMFEDEITVLLGHNGAGKTTTISMLTGMFPPTSGTAIINGSDIRTNIEGARMSLGICPQHNVLFDEMSVSNHIRFFSRMKGLRGKAVEQEVAKYLKMIELEDKANVASSKLSGGMKRKLSVCCALCGDTKVVLCDEPSSGMDPSARRQLWDLLQQEKVGRTLLLTTHFMDEADVLGDRIAIMCDGELKCQGTSFFLKKQYGSGYRLICVKRDDCETNEVTALLNKYIPGLKPECDIGAELSYQLPDSASTKFEEMFGQLEEQSDELHLNGYGVGITSMEEVFMKVGAEKDNTGNIKDQHEIMNGGSGFRGEDDNESVQSDGIFSENRRLLQGLQLLSNQWKAMLLKKFLYTWRNKLLLLIQNIMPVFFVVVTILIIKTQGTFQELKPITISLTQYPLAVTVLDRSNVESGDGYEIANKYEDLARSYGSNYGLELTGTQGFEDYILELGKTIQVRINSRYLVAATITESKITAWLNNQALHTAPLTVNMVHNAIADKLFGSSVKIQVTNAPLPYTTSTLLSQLSTGNNLGTQLASNLCFCMCFVSSIYILFLIKERESRAKLLQFVGGVKVWTFWLSQFICDFASYIVTALIVVITIVCFQEPGLSSFGELGRYYLLLLLFGFAVLPFIYIMSLFFREPATGFARVSIVNIFCGMALFIVVVVMSSELFDTKDTADILGWIFRIFPHFSLAMSLNKVYTNTATRNACAKAGALPPILLCELVPQCCNIKPYFAWEEPGVLPETVYMTVTGVVFFLIIIVLEFRLINELMFKIRQMLSKPPPPPTEGQLDDDVANERERILQMSSNELAAKNLVLDRVTKYYGQFLAVNQVSLCVQEVECFGLLGVNGAGKTTTFKMMTGDERISSGAAYVQGLSLESNMNSIYKMIGYCPQFDALLDDLTGREVLRIFCMLRGVQESRIRQLSEDLAKSFGFMKHIDKQTHAYSGGNKRKLSTAIAVIGSPSVIYLDEPTTGMDPAARRQLWNMVCRIRDSGKSIVLTSHSMEECEALCTRLAIMVNGEFKCIGSTQHLKNKFSKGLILKIKVRRNLEALRQARLSGGFARNPDEQTVPAQMAQQDIDAVKEFVEHEYPNSILQEEYQGILTFYIPLTGVKWSRIFGLMESNRDQLNVEDYSVSQTTLEEIFLEFAKYQREDTRANHRLSELRKLCKCLLTNEF
- the LOC6726193 gene encoding phospholipid-transporting ATPase ABCA3 isoform X2, producing the protein MAKVTNWDKFVLLLWKNWTLQWNHKWQMVIELVLPAIFSLLLVLVRTLVDTEQKGVRYYNEQNLTDLNLLQHSLHRSSYLGKLIALIAPNRRRENGGFSKFEFVLCYSPVNPVLKNLVEEAWQSLGKTRICESENAAQLELDTVSMNAFAGVQFDDAWANLTENDTLPDDFHFALRFPAELRTATIAIANTWLTMRLFPTIDLTGPRNEGDDDGGIPPGYLREGFLPLQHSLSMAYLRQRSGKQDLPNVVMKRYPFPAYIFDPLLEGMSSIMSLIILLSFIYPCTYITKYITAEKEKQLKEVMKIMGLNNWLHWTAWFVKSFIMLTISAILIAILVKINWSEGVAVLTHANFTALVFFLIIYIVSSICFCFMMATFFSRASTAAAVTGLIWFIAYIPYSFTINSYDDLSLSSKLGWSLISNTAMGFGIKLILGFEGTGEGLQWSNFFTPVSVDDTLTLGAVMIMMLVSCVIYMVICLYVEQVMPGSFGVPRPWNFPFTREFWCGEREYTGVEDIPNGHVEQRDPKAFETEPEGKHIGLQMRHLKKRFGDKMVVKGLSMNMFEDEITVLLGHNGAGKTTTISMLTGMFPPTSGTAIINGSDIRTNIEGARMSLGICPQHNVLFDEMSVSNHIRFFSRMKGLRGKAVEQEVAKYLKMIELEDKANVASSKLSGGMKRKLSVCCALCGDTKVVLCDEPSSGMDPSARRQLWDLLQQEKVGRTLLLTTHFMDEADVLGDRIAIMCDGELKCQGTSFFLKKQYGSGYRLICVKRDDCETNEVTALLNKYIPGLKPECDIGAELSYQLPDSASTKFEEMFGQLEEQSDELHLNGYGVGITSMEEVFMKVGAEKDNTGNIKDQHEIMNGGSGFRGEDDNESVQSDGIFSENRRLLQGLQLLSNQWKAMLLKKFLYTWRNKLLLLIQNIMPVFFVVVTILIIKTQGTFQELKPITISLTQYPLAVTVLDRSNVESGDGYEIANKYEDLARSYGSNYGLELTGTQGFEDYILELGKTIQVRINSRYLVAATITESKITAWLNNQALHTAPLTVNMVHNAIADKLFGSSVKIQVTNAPLPYTTSTLLSQLSTGNNLGTQLASNLCFCMCFVSSIYILFLIKERESRAKLLQFVGGVKVWTFWLSQFICDFASYIVTALIVVITIVCFQEPGLSSFGELGRYYLLLLLFGFAVLPFIYIMSLFFREPATGFARVSIVNIFCGMALFIVVVVMSSELFDTKDTADILGWIFRIFPHFSLAMSLNKVYTNTATRNACAKAGALPPILLCELVPQCCNIKPYFAWEEPGVLPETVYMTVTGVVFFLIIIVLEFRLINELMFKIRQMLSKPPPPPTEGQLDDDVANERERILQMSSNELAAKNLVLDRVTKYYGQFLAVNQVSLCVQEVECFGLLGVNGAGKTTTFKMMTGDERISSGAAYVQGLSLESNMNSIYKMIGYCPQFDALLDDLTGREVLRIFCMLRGVQESRIRQLSEDLAKSFGFMKHIDKQTHAYSGGNKRKLSTAIAVIGSPSVIYLDEPTTGMDPAARRQLWNMVCRIRDSGKSIVLTSHSMEECEALCTRLAIMVNGEFKCIGSTQHLKNKFSKGLILKIKVRRNLEALRQARLSGGFARNPDEQTVPAQMAQQDIDAVKEFVEHEYPNSILQEEYQGILTFYIPLTGVKWSRIFGLMESNRDQLNVEDYSVSQTTLEEIFLEFAKYQREDTRANQ